The following are from one region of the Aquirufa lenticrescens genome:
- the guaA gene encoding glutamine-hydrolyzing GMP synthase: MAEKILILDFGSQVTQLIARRIREAQVYCEIHPFNHIPEIDESVKGIILSGSPCSVRDEDSPRVDLSLFGSLPILGICYGAQLLAHQGGGSVQASGHREYGRAHMTSVKESPLLKGLSATGQVWMSHGDTIMELPSEYELIGSTETVRVAAFAHISKPIFGIQFHPEVTHSTEGSILIKNFIVGICGCAQTWTSDSFVDRTVSELQAKLGNDKVVLGLSGGVDSSVAAVLLHRAIGKNLYCIFVDNGLLRKDEFEQVLASYETLGLNVKGVNSKQRFYDALKGLTDPEDKRKAIGKTFIEVFDEEAHLIEGVSWLGQGTIYPDKIESVSLKGPSATIKSHHNVGGLPDFMKLKVVEPLDALFKDEVRLVGKTLGVPKDILGRHPFPGPGLGIRILGDITPAKVDILQKVDAIFINGLKEDGLYDQVWQAGAILLPIQSVGVMGDERTYEQVVALRAVSSVDGMTADWCHLPYEFLGRISNEIINKVKGVNRVVYDISSKPPATIEWE; encoded by the coding sequence ATGGCGGAAAAGATCCTTATACTTGATTTTGGTTCTCAGGTGACCCAATTAATTGCGCGTCGCATCAGAGAAGCGCAAGTCTATTGCGAAATACATCCTTTTAATCACATTCCAGAAATCGACGAATCGGTGAAAGGAATTATTCTTTCCGGAAGTCCTTGCTCGGTGAGAGATGAAGATTCTCCTCGCGTAGATTTAAGTCTGTTTGGTTCTTTACCCATTTTAGGTATTTGCTATGGAGCGCAATTATTAGCGCACCAAGGCGGAGGCTCTGTTCAAGCATCGGGTCATCGCGAATACGGTCGTGCTCACATGACGAGCGTAAAAGAGAGTCCTTTATTGAAAGGCTTATCTGCGACTGGCCAGGTTTGGATGTCACACGGCGATACGATTATGGAATTGCCGTCTGAATACGAGTTAATCGGTTCAACAGAGACGGTTCGTGTAGCAGCCTTTGCACACATTTCGAAGCCCATTTTCGGTATTCAATTCCACCCAGAAGTGACGCACTCGACGGAGGGAAGCATTTTAATTAAGAACTTTATCGTGGGGATTTGTGGCTGCGCTCAGACGTGGACATCGGATTCTTTCGTAGATAGAACCGTTTCAGAGTTACAGGCCAAATTAGGGAATGACAAAGTCGTTCTAGGTCTTTCTGGCGGGGTAGATAGCTCAGTGGCTGCGGTATTATTACACCGCGCGATTGGCAAAAACCTGTATTGCATCTTCGTAGATAATGGCTTGTTGCGCAAGGATGAATTCGAACAAGTTTTGGCATCCTACGAAACACTAGGCCTAAACGTAAAAGGAGTAAACTCCAAACAACGTTTTTACGACGCCCTTAAAGGTTTAACAGATCCAGAGGACAAGCGCAAAGCCATCGGGAAGACCTTTATTGAGGTATTCGATGAGGAGGCACATTTAATTGAGGGCGTTTCTTGGTTAGGCCAAGGCACGATTTACCCAGATAAAATCGAATCTGTTTCCCTAAAAGGACCAAGTGCAACCATCAAATCGCACCACAACGTGGGTGGCTTACCCGATTTCATGAAGTTAAAAGTGGTAGAGCCATTAGATGCCTTGTTCAAAGATGAGGTTCGTTTAGTGGGTAAAACCTTAGGTGTACCTAAAGATATTTTAGGCCGCCATCCTTTCCCTGGTCCAGGTTTAGGTATCCGAATTCTAGGCGATATTACTCCAGCGAAAGTGGATATTTTACAAAAAGTGGATGCCATTTTCATTAATGGTTTGAAGGAAGATGGTTTGTATGACCAAGTTTGGCAAGCAGGCGCTATCCTTTTACCTATCCAATCCGTAGGTGTAATGGGGGATGAGCGTACGTATGAGCAAGTAGTTGCTTTGCGTGCCGTTTCTAGTGTGGATGGAATGACCGCAGACTGGTGTCATTTACCTTATGAATTCTTAGGTCGCATTTCGAATGAGATTATCAATAAGGTCAAAGGCGTGAATCGCGTGGTGTATGATATTTCGAGTAAGCCGCCGGCTACGATTGAGTGGGAATAA
- a CDS encoding exo-beta-N-acetylmuramidase NamZ family protein, with the protein MGRKSNSIVLLFSLLAFMGLGQKTLIPGAAQFPAYLPALKGKQVALVVNHTSMIGKTHLADTLLSLGVSVKKIFAPEHGFRGTADAGAHIDNEVDRKTGLALISLYGKHKKPTPEDLQGIDVVLFDIQDVGARFYTYSSTLHYVLEACAENKVPLTVLDRPNPNGHYVDGPVLEKAQASFVGLNPIPVVHGCTLGELARMINGEGWLANSAKASLNVIPVANYTHSSPVHVAIAPSPNLPNDQSIALYPSLCLFEGTNVSIGRGTDLQFQVVGTNIAGLGDYTFTPVPKPGAMDPPLKDQKCYGFNLSTLPARNVGFSLKYLLYFYSKSGLGEKFFTSPSFFDKLAGTDQLRLAIIAGKTEKDIRDSWEPGLVQYRKMRQNYLLYR; encoded by the coding sequence ATGGGGCGTAAATCAAATAGTATTGTCTTATTGTTCAGCCTTTTGGCTTTTATGGGATTGGGTCAAAAAACGCTCATTCCGGGCGCCGCTCAATTTCCCGCTTACTTGCCAGCTCTAAAAGGCAAACAAGTTGCTTTAGTCGTTAATCATACCTCCATGATTGGTAAGACGCATTTAGCAGACACTTTATTGTCACTTGGAGTTTCAGTGAAAAAGATTTTTGCTCCAGAGCATGGTTTTAGAGGTACGGCAGATGCCGGTGCTCACATTGATAACGAGGTGGATCGCAAAACAGGTCTTGCCCTTATCTCTCTATACGGTAAACACAAAAAACCTACGCCGGAGGATTTGCAGGGGATCGATGTCGTTCTTTTTGATATCCAGGACGTGGGAGCGCGTTTCTACACCTATTCGTCCACGTTGCATTATGTATTAGAGGCTTGTGCAGAAAATAAGGTGCCTTTAACGGTTTTAGATCGTCCTAACCCGAACGGACATTATGTAGATGGACCTGTACTCGAAAAGGCGCAGGCCTCTTTCGTGGGTTTAAATCCGATTCCGGTCGTGCACGGATGTACCCTGGGGGAATTAGCCAGGATGATTAATGGGGAAGGTTGGTTAGCGAATAGTGCCAAAGCCTCTCTGAATGTCATTCCTGTTGCGAATTATACTCACTCATCCCCAGTCCATGTGGCTATAGCGCCATCGCCTAATTTACCAAACGATCAATCCATTGCCTTATACCCATCCCTTTGCTTGTTCGAAGGAACGAATGTAAGTATCGGTCGAGGAACCGATTTGCAGTTTCAAGTGGTAGGAACGAATATCGCCGGCCTGGGTGACTATACCTTTACGCCGGTACCAAAGCCAGGCGCGATGGATCCTCCTTTGAAAGATCAGAAGTGTTACGGATTTAACCTGTCTACCTTGCCTGCACGAAATGTAGGATTCAGCCTGAAGTACCTTTTGTATTTCTACAGCAAATCAGGTTTAGGGGAGAAGTTCTTTACGTCACCGTCTTTCTTTGATAAGCTAGCGGGCACAGATCAATTGCGTTTAGCCATCATTGCGGGTAAAACGGAGAAGGATATTCGGGATTCTTGGGAGCCAGGATTAGTTCAATACCGAAAAATGCGCCAAAATTACCTGCTTTATCGTTAG
- a CDS encoding ABC transporter permease, translating to MNFPLFVARRIRKTQDTSFSKTVTYVGIGTVAVGTAIILVAFAILFGFKTTIQDKLTSFSGDARISQISGNRSLAESPLTRNRAWESKTAQLPEIDHIQAHVQRPGIIVGKEGLAGIVVKGIGKDLPAEQLQKNISSGSNSLNGPQEVILSEALAKQLKVKTNGSLILYFLSAPERPRKVKVAGIYETGLEELDKIFILADRDWVQKMNGWTADSLGTYEVFFKNKENLQAKTEALAKTMPPEWRIQPVTEIYPALFDWMTMLDRNIVIFISLLFVVACFNLIATLWVLIMERVPMVGLLKSMGASAAQIRRIFWWNGLFILVRGLLIGNGLAFLFCYLQSSYHLIPLDPESYYMNSVPIEWDAATWGIVNALTIVLVSFMMSIPTLLITKIQPSEALNFKN from the coding sequence ATGAATTTCCCTCTTTTTGTCGCTAGGCGTATTCGGAAAACTCAGGACACCTCCTTTTCTAAGACGGTGACCTATGTGGGTATCGGGACGGTGGCGGTAGGAACGGCGATTATTCTGGTGGCATTCGCTATTCTTTTTGGTTTTAAGACGACTATTCAAGACAAATTGACCAGCTTTTCAGGGGATGCGCGCATTTCTCAGATATCGGGTAATCGTTCTTTGGCAGAAAGTCCACTGACTCGTAATAGGGCATGGGAGTCCAAGACAGCACAGCTCCCGGAGATTGATCACATTCAAGCCCACGTGCAAAGGCCTGGCATTATTGTGGGGAAAGAAGGATTAGCCGGCATTGTCGTAAAGGGAATTGGGAAAGATCTTCCGGCAGAGCAATTACAAAAAAACATAAGCAGCGGTTCTAATAGCCTAAATGGCCCACAGGAGGTTATTTTAAGTGAGGCTTTGGCCAAACAATTAAAGGTCAAAACAAATGGTTCACTAATTCTCTATTTCCTCAGCGCTCCAGAGAGACCGCGTAAAGTGAAAGTCGCCGGCATTTATGAAACGGGACTCGAAGAGCTGGACAAAATCTTTATCCTAGCTGATCGGGATTGGGTTCAAAAGATGAACGGTTGGACGGCGGACTCGCTGGGCACCTATGAGGTGTTCTTTAAAAACAAGGAGAACCTCCAGGCAAAAACCGAAGCCTTAGCTAAAACGATGCCTCCTGAATGGCGTATTCAACCCGTGACCGAGATCTATCCTGCGCTATTTGATTGGATGACGATGCTCGACCGAAATATCGTCATCTTCATTAGCCTCCTCTTTGTGGTGGCCTGCTTTAACCTCATCGCTACGCTTTGGGTGCTTATCATGGAACGCGTTCCCATGGTAGGACTCTTAAAATCCATGGGTGCCTCCGCGGCTCAGATTCGCCGTATATTTTGGTGGAATGGCTTGTTCATTTTAGTTCGTGGACTGCTTATTGGAAACGGACTTGCCTTCCTGTTTTGCTACCTGCAATCAAGCTACCACTTAATCCCATTGGATCCAGAAAGTTATTATATGAATAGCGTGCCCATTGAATGGGATGCGGCCACTTGGGGAATCGTCAATGCGCTGACAATTGTGTTAGTGAGTTTTATGATGTCCATCCCTACCCTGTTGATTACTAAAATCCAGCCTTCTGAGGCACTGAACTTCAAGAATTAA
- a CDS encoding M61 family metallopeptidase, producing the protein MLKKLLFLLCFVYTINAQDSLRYSIDLNRLKNDRLTVEVQLPAGAKEYCFPKIVPGTYAIYDFGRYVSNLQAFDAAGKSVKLKQNDINSYVIGGAFRLSYEVDDTWDSPEIEGKYIFEPAGTNFQEDTLFALNTHALLGYVKGGEKMPVSLHLTVPFGMTASSSLVDNNGFYKADNYQSLTDAPILVAHPDTAMLKVGDADILISVFSPNQVIRASQIAEKILPLLKSQQAYLGGTFPVKNYAFLVVMSTHLKNGSYGALEHAKSSFYYLPEYNIATMSSTIRDISAHEFFHIQTPLNFHSEEIGNFDFQKPKMSRHLWLYEGLTEYTAHHTQLQGGLTTLEQFMESMTEKVNRANDDYNPNLAFTKLSLGALDKYKDEYGNVYQKGALIGFCLDLLLRKETNGTYGTQQMMRDLAAQYGPSKSFKDEELFELIEKTTKVPAVKEFFARYVSKGDKLPFKELVSTIGMEFGESNPGNNTITYGYTNNIEFRALKNPSPSQLKMRQAWLHF; encoded by the coding sequence ATGTTGAAAAAACTACTATTTCTATTGTGCTTTGTTTACACTATAAATGCACAAGACAGCCTCCGCTATTCTATTGACTTGAATCGACTCAAAAATGATCGATTGACCGTAGAAGTTCAATTGCCAGCTGGTGCAAAGGAATACTGCTTTCCTAAAATCGTTCCAGGTACTTATGCTATTTATGATTTTGGCCGCTATGTGAGTAACCTGCAAGCCTTTGATGCTGCCGGTAAATCAGTTAAGTTGAAACAAAATGACATCAATTCCTATGTCATTGGTGGGGCCTTTCGCCTCAGCTACGAGGTGGATGACACTTGGGATAGTCCTGAGATCGAGGGCAAATACATATTTGAGCCAGCAGGAACGAACTTTCAAGAAGATACGCTCTTTGCGCTGAACACTCATGCGCTTTTAGGCTATGTGAAAGGTGGGGAGAAAATGCCTGTTTCGCTTCATTTAACCGTCCCGTTCGGAATGACAGCTTCCAGCTCATTAGTAGATAATAACGGATTTTACAAAGCAGATAATTACCAAAGCCTAACGGATGCACCCATTCTAGTCGCGCACCCAGATACAGCTATGCTGAAAGTGGGTGATGCTGACATTCTGATTTCAGTCTTTTCCCCTAATCAGGTGATTCGCGCCTCCCAAATTGCGGAGAAAATCCTTCCGTTATTGAAGTCGCAGCAAGCCTATTTAGGAGGCACATTCCCAGTGAAGAACTACGCTTTCTTAGTCGTGATGTCGACTCATCTGAAGAATGGCAGTTATGGGGCTTTGGAACATGCTAAATCCTCTTTTTACTACCTCCCAGAATATAATATTGCTACTATGAGCAGTACAATTCGTGATATAAGTGCCCACGAATTTTTCCATATTCAGACACCACTTAACTTCCATTCAGAGGAGATTGGGAATTTTGATTTCCAAAAGCCCAAAATGTCCCGTCACCTTTGGCTCTATGAAGGTCTGACCGAATATACGGCACACCACACCCAATTGCAAGGAGGTCTTACTACATTAGAACAGTTTATGGAATCCATGACAGAGAAAGTGAACCGCGCGAATGATGACTATAATCCCAACCTAGCCTTTACTAAACTAAGCTTAGGCGCATTAGATAAATACAAGGATGAATATGGGAATGTATACCAAAAAGGGGCACTCATCGGCTTCTGCCTTGATTTACTCTTACGCAAGGAAACGAATGGCACCTACGGAACTCAACAGATGATGCGTGATTTAGCCGCACAATACGGCCCCTCAAAATCCTTTAAGGATGAAGAGTTGTTTGAACTGATTGAAAAAACAACAAAAGTGCCAGCCGTAAAAGAATTCTTTGCCCGTTATGTGAGTAAAGGAGACAAATTACCCTTCAAAGAATTGGTATCCACGATCGGAATGGAATTCGGGGAATCCAACCCAGGCAATAATACAATTACCTACGGGTACACAAACAATATTGAATTCAGGGCTTTGAAAAACCCAAGCCCATCTCAATTGAAGATGCGACAGGCTTGGTTGCATTTTTAG
- a CDS encoding NADP-dependent malic enzyme has product MSISSILREDALEYHSGGKPGKIEVKPTKSTATQRDLSLAYSPGVAEPCLEIANNVDKVYDYTAKGNLVGVISNGTAVLGLGNIGPEASKPVMEGKGVLFKVFSDIDVFDIELAVTDPDDFVDTVARLEPTFGGINLEDIKSPECFEIEEKLKARLKIPIMHDDQHGTAIISSAALLNALEIVDKKIEETRFVISGAGAAAISCVKLYLKLGARIENFYIFDKDGLVSEDRPDLNRYLAPLAGKAGRNTSLAEAMKGADVFLGLSVGGILKPEMVATMAPNPIVFAMANPTPEIGYEEAKAVREDLIMATGRSDFPNQVNNVLGFPFIFRGALDVRASEINDEMKLAAAKALACLAKKPVPDIVNLAYNEKSLSFGPEYIIPKPVDPRLITTISMAVAKAAMESGVATKPIKNWDVYENQLAKRLGLDNQVMKFILKRAKSKPKRIVFAEAENLKVLKAVREVLDEGIAKPILLGRKANIDAICEEHHIDLGDIEIFDFKHPDNADLLAEFAELFYQKRKRRGFTKWEAEKQVRKSNYFAAMMLETNRADGVISGLTKNYPDAIRPALQIIGKKPGVTKVAGMYLLLSKQGPLFFSDTTINFSPSVADIVEITELTSEAVERFNLKPKIAMLSYSNFGSADGDDALKMRAATHILQEKHPTWVIEGEMQAHLAFDKELRQQNYPFATLGNDTANTLIFPNLSSANIAYNLLKEAADIEYIGPILLGLRKPVHVLQLGASVREIVNMVAIAVVEAQTV; this is encoded by the coding sequence ATGTCTATTTCATCCATTTTAAGAGAAGATGCGCTCGAGTATCATTCAGGAGGGAAACCTGGCAAAATTGAAGTAAAACCCACTAAATCAACCGCAACTCAGCGCGATTTGTCCTTAGCGTATTCGCCGGGTGTAGCTGAGCCTTGTTTAGAAATTGCAAATAATGTAGATAAAGTATACGATTACACGGCCAAAGGAAACCTAGTGGGCGTTATCTCGAATGGTACGGCTGTTTTAGGTTTAGGTAACATTGGTCCAGAGGCTAGTAAGCCAGTGATGGAGGGAAAAGGAGTTCTTTTTAAAGTATTCTCCGATATCGACGTATTTGATATCGAATTAGCCGTGACGGATCCAGATGACTTTGTGGATACGGTAGCGCGCTTGGAACCGACTTTTGGCGGGATTAATCTAGAGGATATCAAATCCCCAGAATGCTTTGAAATCGAAGAGAAATTAAAAGCGCGTTTGAAGATTCCCATCATGCACGACGATCAGCACGGGACGGCGATTATTTCGTCTGCGGCGCTGTTGAACGCTTTGGAAATCGTAGATAAGAAGATCGAGGAGACGAGATTTGTGATATCGGGCGCTGGGGCTGCGGCTATTTCTTGTGTTAAATTGTATTTAAAACTCGGTGCGCGGATTGAGAACTTCTATATCTTCGATAAGGACGGGTTAGTATCAGAAGACCGTCCGGATCTGAATCGCTATTTAGCCCCATTAGCAGGCAAAGCGGGTAGAAATACCTCTTTAGCTGAGGCGATGAAAGGGGCGGATGTTTTCTTAGGTCTTTCCGTAGGAGGGATCTTGAAACCAGAGATGGTGGCGACGATGGCTCCTAATCCAATTGTGTTTGCGATGGCGAATCCGACGCCTGAGATTGGCTATGAAGAGGCCAAAGCGGTACGTGAAGATTTGATTATGGCGACAGGTCGCTCTGATTTTCCTAATCAAGTGAATAATGTGTTAGGTTTTCCTTTCATCTTTAGAGGAGCCTTGGACGTACGTGCCTCGGAGATTAATGATGAGATGAAATTGGCGGCGGCAAAGGCTTTGGCCTGTTTAGCAAAGAAACCTGTACCTGATATCGTTAATTTAGCTTATAATGAGAAATCATTAAGCTTTGGCCCAGAATACATTATTCCAAAACCGGTTGATCCACGTTTAATTACAACTATCTCGATGGCGGTGGCTAAAGCGGCAATGGAATCCGGCGTGGCAACGAAGCCAATTAAGAACTGGGATGTCTATGAGAATCAACTAGCGAAGCGCCTGGGACTAGATAACCAAGTGATGAAGTTCATCTTAAAACGGGCTAAGTCGAAACCGAAACGGATTGTATTCGCTGAGGCGGAGAACTTGAAAGTATTGAAAGCTGTACGTGAGGTATTAGACGAAGGAATCGCTAAGCCAATTCTATTAGGGCGTAAGGCAAATATCGATGCGATCTGTGAAGAGCACCACATTGATTTAGGGGATATCGAGATCTTTGATTTCAAACACCCGGATAATGCGGACTTGTTAGCCGAATTCGCAGAATTGTTTTACCAAAAGCGTAAGCGCCGTGGATTCACGAAGTGGGAGGCAGAGAAGCAGGTACGCAAGAGTAATTATTTTGCGGCGATGATGTTAGAAACGAATCGCGCAGATGGGGTTATTTCTGGTTTGACCAAAAACTACCCAGACGCTATTCGTCCCGCCTTGCAGATTATCGGTAAAAAGCCGGGAGTAACGAAGGTGGCGGGTATGTACTTGTTATTGAGTAAGCAAGGACCTTTGTTCTTCTCGGATACCACGATCAACTTCTCGCCTTCAGTAGCAGATATAGTGGAGATTACAGAATTGACTTCAGAGGCGGTTGAGCGCTTTAATTTAAAGCCCAAAATCGCGATGCTGTCTTACTCGAACTTTGGTTCAGCCGATGGAGACGACGCGTTAAAGATGCGAGCAGCAACGCATATCCTACAGGAAAAACATCCGACTTGGGTGATTGAGGGGGAGATGCAGGCACACTTAGCGTTTGATAAGGAACTAAGACAACAAAATTATCCGTTTGCCACTTTAGGAAATGACACAGCCAATACGTTGATCTTCCCTAATCTATCTTCCGCGAACATTGCCTATAACTTGTTGAAAGAAGCAGCAGATATCGAATACATCGGTCCTATCTTATTAGGATTACGTAAACCGGTGCACGTATTGCAACTAGGCGCCTCTGTTCGCGAGATCGTGAATATGGTCGCGATTGCGGTGGTAGAAGCGCAGACGGTCTAA
- a CDS encoding cation:dicarboxylate symporter family transporter yields the protein MKQLNIFQNLTFWVLLSILLGVLVGHFVPDLALFKVLDSKFTYNLLGAELSFGPTVSEVFSGVFISLVKLFINPIIFLTISLGIVNMGNLKKVGRVGGKALLYFEVVTTVALLIGLAVSTFIEPGIGVIRDDIAGGDISKYTQKAAGFSWIGFLKENFTVQVLGFSIFFGIFLNYVKGKAKMIAGMQQASHWVFKGLKIVMYLAPLGALGGMAFTIGKFGIHSLVPLAKLMLTVYVTMAIFVFVVLGFIMRSCGERIWAFLGYIKHELLVVLGTSSSEAALPSLMHKLEKMGCSKSVVGLVVPAGYSFNLDGTSIYLSMATLFLAQVYGVHLSWEQMLTIVGILMVTSKGAAGVTGSGFVVLASTLSALQVIPVEGLALLLGVDRFMSEARAITNFIGNGVATVWIAKHEGEFEKEQSTN from the coding sequence ATGAAGCAACTAAATATTTTCCAGAACCTAACTTTTTGGGTTTTATTGTCCATTCTTTTAGGTGTTTTGGTAGGCCATTTCGTTCCTGATTTGGCCTTGTTCAAGGTGTTAGATTCGAAGTTTACCTATAATTTATTGGGTGCTGAATTAAGCTTTGGGCCTACGGTAAGCGAAGTATTCAGTGGGGTCTTTATCAGTTTAGTGAAGCTTTTTATCAACCCTATCATCTTTTTGACGATTTCTTTAGGGATCGTGAACATGGGAAACCTGAAAAAGGTGGGTCGTGTGGGTGGTAAGGCCTTACTCTATTTTGAGGTGGTGACAACGGTTGCCCTATTAATCGGATTAGCCGTTTCTACCTTCATTGAGCCCGGAATCGGAGTCATCAGAGACGATATTGCGGGAGGGGACATTTCTAAATACACGCAGAAAGCGGCAGGATTCTCTTGGATCGGTTTTTTGAAAGAAAACTTTACGGTTCAGGTATTAGGGTTCTCGATCTTCTTTGGGATCTTTTTGAATTATGTTAAAGGAAAGGCGAAGATGATTGCGGGGATGCAGCAGGCTTCTCATTGGGTATTTAAAGGTTTGAAAATAGTGATGTATTTAGCACCATTGGGAGCGTTGGGAGGGATGGCGTTTACCATTGGTAAGTTTGGAATTCATTCTTTAGTGCCGCTAGCGAAACTCATGCTGACCGTCTATGTGACGATGGCCATTTTCGTTTTTGTGGTATTGGGTTTTATTATGCGAAGCTGCGGAGAGCGGATTTGGGCCTTTTTGGGCTATATCAAACACGAATTATTGGTTGTGTTAGGCACTTCTTCTTCTGAGGCGGCCCTGCCATCATTGATGCATAAATTAGAGAAAATGGGCTGTTCGAAGTCCGTGGTAGGTCTGGTGGTGCCGGCGGGTTATTCGTTTAACCTGGATGGTACGAGTATTTATTTATCCATGGCCACCTTGTTTTTAGCTCAAGTTTATGGCGTACATTTGTCCTGGGAACAGATGCTGACCATCGTGGGTATTTTGATGGTGACCTCTAAAGGGGCTGCCGGCGTGACAGGCAGTGGCTTTGTCGTTTTGGCATCCACTTTAAGTGCATTGCAAGTGATCCCCGTGGAAGGTTTGGCCTTATTACTAGGAGTGGATCGCTTCATGTCAGAGGCAAGAGCGATCACGAATTTTATAGGAAATGGAGTGGCGACGGTTTGGATAGCGAAGCACGAGGGGGAATTTGAAAAAGAACAATCAACAAATTAA
- the trxB gene encoding thioredoxin-disulfide reductase has translation MSEKIKCLIIGSGPAGYTAAIYASRAGLHPVMYQGGQPGGQLTTTTEVDNFPGYPNGIDGPAMMIDLENQAKRFGTDVRYGMATKVDFTSSPKKVWIDESTEIEADAVIIATGASAKWLGLEGETKFNGLGVSACAVCDGFFYRNQTVAVVGAGDTAAEEASYLANLCTKVHLIVRRGEMRASLIMQERVKNNPKIEIHWNSETEEILGDANGVTGIRIVNNVTKATEEIALTGFFVAIGHQPNTSIFKGQLEMDAQEYLLTEKGSARTNIEGVFACGDVQDTIYRQAITAAGSGCMAALDAERWLAANNLH, from the coding sequence ATGTCAGAAAAAATCAAATGCCTTATTATCGGTTCTGGCCCAGCCGGATATACCGCTGCTATATATGCTTCACGTGCTGGTTTACATCCAGTGATGTACCAAGGTGGACAACCTGGAGGACAATTAACTACTACGACTGAAGTTGATAATTTCCCTGGCTACCCGAATGGCATTGATGGCCCGGCCATGATGATTGACTTAGAGAACCAGGCTAAGCGTTTTGGAACTGATGTTCGTTACGGAATGGCGACTAAAGTGGATTTCACTTCCTCTCCTAAAAAGGTTTGGATTGATGAGTCGACAGAAATCGAAGCAGATGCTGTCATTATCGCGACTGGAGCTAGCGCGAAATGGTTAGGATTAGAGGGTGAAACGAAATTCAATGGTCTAGGCGTATCGGCTTGTGCGGTATGTGATGGTTTTTTCTATCGTAATCAAACAGTAGCCGTAGTTGGCGCAGGAGATACAGCAGCTGAAGAGGCGAGTTATTTAGCGAATTTGTGTACCAAAGTACACTTAATCGTACGTCGTGGCGAAATGCGAGCTTCCTTGATTATGCAGGAACGCGTAAAGAATAACCCGAAGATCGAGATCCACTGGAACTCAGAAACAGAAGAAATTTTAGGCGATGCAAACGGGGTAACCGGCATTCGCATCGTGAATAATGTGACTAAAGCGACTGAAGAAATTGCCTTAACTGGTTTCTTCGTTGCGATCGGACATCAGCCTAATACGTCAATTTTCAAAGGACAATTAGAGATGGATGCACAAGAGTATTTACTCACAGAAAAAGGGAGTGCTCGTACGAACATCGAAGGCGTTTTCGCTTGCGGTGACGTACAAGACACTATTTATCGCCAAGCGATTACGGCTGCAGGTAGCGGTTGTATGGCGGCATTGGACGCGGAACGTTGGTTAGCCGCGAACAACTTACATTAA